The following nucleotide sequence is from Tardiphaga alba.
AGATGTGCAGTGATGCCATCGGCACCGGCAGCGATTGCTTCCAGCGCGGCGCGCACGGGGTCCGGGTGCTTGCCGCCGCGCGCATTACGCAAGGTGGCCACATGGTCGATATTGACGCCGAGACGGAGGGACGAAGACATGGGCAGCTTTCGGAAAACAGCGATATTCGATGGCGTATTTCTAGCAACCCGCCGCCGTCATTGCGAGGAGCCTCTTGGCGACGAAGCAATCCAGATTCACAAAGGAAAAACGGGATTGCTTCATTGCTTCGCTCCTCGCAATGACGGTGGAGAGACCGCCCCTACCCGTTCACCCGCTCGACTTTCGCCACGACCGCTTTCGCGCGCAGCTGGGCGATGATCGCGCTGAGATGCTTGAGGTCGTAGACGCCAAGATCGATGGTCTGCTCGGTGAAATCGGGCGAGCGGCGATGCATGCTGATATTGTCGATATTGCCGTCGTGATCGGCGATCACCTGGGCGATCTGCGCAAGGCTGCCCGGCTCGTTGACATTTTGCAGGAACAGGCGCGCCGGGAAACGCTGCGGCGACGAATCGTCCACGTCCCATTTCACATCAACCCACCGCTCCGGCTCTTCCTCGAACTCGCGCAGGGCCGGCGACTGGATCGGATAGATGGTGATGCCCTCGCCCGGCGTGACGATGCCGACGATGCGATCGCCCGGCACGGCGCCGCCATTCGGCGCAAAGCGCACCGGCAGATCGGAATTGACGCCGCCGATGGAAATCACCGAGGTGAACTTGCCGGCGCCATCGCCGGTCCGCACCTTGTCAGCCGTGCTCTTCTTATTGGCGGCGAAACGACCGACGCGTTCTTCCTTGTAGTCGGGATACATCGCGCGCGCGACATCCGCAGCACGCAACTCGCCGCGGCCGACCGATGCCATGACATCGTCAATCGACGAACGCGCAAGGCGTGGCAGCGCGCCCTTCAACTGATCGTCGGCATAGTCGATCTTGGCGCGGGCGAACAGGCGCTCGACGATCCGGCGACCGAGGCTCGCATATTGATCGCGCATCGCGGTGCGCGTGGCGCGGCGGATCGCAGCCCGGGCCTTGCCGGTGATGGCCAGCGCTTCCCAGGCAGCCGGCGGCGCCTGCTGCGCCTTGGAGGTGAGCACTTCCACTTCGTCGCCATTCTGCAGCTCCGACGACAGCGGCGCGAACTTGCCGTTGACCTTGCAGCCGACAGCGCTGTTGCCGACATCGGTATGCACGGCATAGGCGAAGTCGATGACATTGGCGGCGCGCGGCAGCGCGATCAACTTGCCCTTCGGCGTGAAGCAGAACACCTGGTCGTGGAACAGTTCGAGCTTGGTGTGCTCCAGGAACTCTTCCGGATTCGTGCTCTCGGACAGGATCCCAATGGTGTGGCGCAGCCAGGCGAAGGCATTGGACTCGCGCTTCAGCCGCTCATTCGGCGAGCCCGCGCCCTCCTTGTAGAAGGCATGCGCGGCGATGCCGTATTCGGCGATCCGATGCATTTCCTCGGTGCGAATCTGCAGTTCGACGCGCTGATTGCCGGGTCCGATCACGGTGGTGTGGATCGAACGATAGTCGTTCTGCTTCGGCGTCGAGATGTAATCCTTGAAGCGGCCGGGCACGACGGGCCATGTCGTATGCACGACGCCGAGCGCGCGGTAGCAGGCTTCGAGATCTTCGAGGATGACGCGGAAGCCGTAGATGTCGGAGAGCTGTTCGAAGCCCACCGACTTGCGCTTCATCTTGGTCCAGATCGAAAACGGCTTCTTGCGACGCCCGGTGACGCGCGCCTTGATGCCGTTCTTTTGCAGCTTGGTGGAGAGATGGCTTTCGATCATGCCAATCAGGTCGCGATTGCGCTCGGTGAGCGCATCGAGGCGCTGCACCACAACCATATGGGCATCGGGATCGAGCACCTTGAAGGAGAGCTCTTCCAGCTCCTCACGCATCGCCTGCATACCCATGCGGCCGGCCAGCGGCGCATAGATGTCGAGGGTCTCGTCGGCAATGCGGCGGCGCGAGGCCGGCGGCATGAACTCCATCGTCCGCATATTGTGCAGGCGATCGGCGAGCTTGATCAGCAGCACGCGCACGTCGTCGGCAATGGCCAGCAGCAGCTTGCGGAGATTCTCTGCCTGCTTGGCCTCGCGCGACACCAGCTCCAGCCGCTTGAGCTTTGTCAGTCCCTCGACCAGCGCGCCGATATCGGGGCCGAACAGCTTGTCGATCTCGGCGCGGGTGGCCTCGGTATCCTCGATCGTGTCATGCAGCAGCGCCGCGACGATGGTGGCATCGTCGAGCTTGAGATCGGTCAGAATCGCCGCGACTTCGAGCGGGTGGGTGAAATAGGGATCGCCAGACGCCC
It contains:
- a CDS encoding RelA/SpoT family protein, with product MASSRRNTRQMQAESETVAPATSARTDTPSAEGAAKTARAGRARMMRQYDLVERVRSYNPNTDEDLLNRAYVYAMVAHGEQTRASGDPYFTHPLEVAAILTDLKLDDATIVAALLHDTIEDTEATRAEIDKLFGPDIGALVEGLTKLKRLELVSREAKQAENLRKLLLAIADDVRVLLIKLADRLHNMRTMEFMPPASRRRIADETLDIYAPLAGRMGMQAMREELEELSFKVLDPDAHMVVVQRLDALTERNRDLIGMIESHLSTKLQKNGIKARVTGRRKKPFSIWTKMKRKSVGFEQLSDIYGFRVILEDLEACYRALGVVHTTWPVVPGRFKDYISTPKQNDYRSIHTTVIGPGNQRVELQIRTEEMHRIAEYGIAAHAFYKEGAGSPNERLKRESNAFAWLRHTIGILSESTNPEEFLEHTKLELFHDQVFCFTPKGKLIALPRAANVIDFAYAVHTDVGNSAVGCKVNGKFAPLSSELQNGDEVEVLTSKAQQAPPAAWEALAITGKARAAIRRATRTAMRDQYASLGRRIVERLFARAKIDYADDQLKGALPRLARSSIDDVMASVGRGELRAADVARAMYPDYKEERVGRFAANKKSTADKVRTGDGAGKFTSVISIGGVNSDLPVRFAPNGGAVPGDRIVGIVTPGEGITIYPIQSPALREFEEEPERWVDVKWDVDDSSPQRFPARLFLQNVNEPGSLAQIAQVIADHDGNIDNISMHRRSPDFTEQTIDLGVYDLKHLSAIIAQLRAKAVVAKVERVNG